The following coding sequences are from one Limnobacter sp. SAORIC-580 window:
- a CDS encoding S8 family peptidase — MQLRFAIQSSLFILLVIFSTVSWSADRWVIQFKESPGRSQTSVNSSSLESRKSDLRARLAELSIIHKRTFQLVRPFGEHGAVITTPNGSGAEQARLRLLSDPMIESVEPDRRIKLRAQSPLIGLLNALDLSRRSRSWFHQDLSTQPASINTGAMWTNFHGTAPTVVAVLDTGVLPSHPMLQGHLLSGYDFVADSFIGADGQGSAGSDRDSDPTDPGDGVGPADLLADPVCGGVSQSSWHGTFVSALLAGNPVPSEGVFSVNWNAVVLPVRVLGKCGGFSSDLADGIRWAAGLSVPGAPNNPFPARVINLSLGAEGACVASIEGAAIAAARQAGSLVVVAAGNDGSTVDSPANCPGAFGVAAIDQEGLKANYSNFGPTIQLSAPGGDAAFPIWSASNTGFSGPLTNTYNTKIGTSFSAPMVAGAASLYWSLDPSASVATVENLLKTSARPFLSQGGSPTCTADTVGVECNCTRALCGAGMLDVANLINSQAAAGLTNLFSNTGNVIPPGQTRTFFASGTLNSSGQEVNAVSFDVINVLKSSADAPNPILSVSGLEVDVTAPSGVTGFDLRAQAANGRTAIASVIVANQGATSPTLLASLLSPLINGASTGVGAPSSAVGDAVVGDSGSGSAAGSSSGGGGGGALNLLGLLACLFLLHCFKKKNTV; from the coding sequence ATGCAGTTGCGTTTCGCTATTCAAAGCAGTTTGTTTATTCTGCTTGTCATCTTCTCGACCGTTTCATGGTCGGCTGATCGTTGGGTAATTCAGTTCAAAGAAAGTCCCGGTCGCAGTCAAACCAGTGTTAATTCATCTTCGCTTGAGTCTCGAAAATCCGATCTGCGTGCAAGGCTCGCTGAACTTTCGATTATTCACAAACGTACCTTTCAACTTGTCAGGCCATTTGGTGAACATGGCGCTGTAATTACAACGCCAAATGGCAGTGGCGCCGAACAAGCCCGCCTTCGTTTGCTGTCCGATCCGATGATCGAGTCTGTTGAGCCAGACCGTCGTATCAAGCTTCGTGCGCAATCGCCTTTGATCGGTTTGTTAAACGCGCTTGATTTGTCCCGACGAAGTCGGTCCTGGTTTCATCAAGATTTGAGCACACAGCCTGCTTCAATCAACACAGGTGCCATGTGGACCAACTTTCACGGTACTGCACCTACCGTGGTTGCTGTGCTGGATACGGGTGTTTTGCCGAGCCACCCAATGCTTCAAGGCCATTTGCTGTCCGGATACGATTTTGTAGCTGATTCATTTATTGGTGCTGACGGCCAAGGTTCCGCAGGTTCTGATCGGGATTCAGACCCGACTGACCCTGGTGACGGTGTTGGCCCAGCCGACCTTCTGGCAGACCCGGTGTGTGGCGGTGTCAGTCAGTCGAGCTGGCACGGCACCTTTGTATCCGCCCTGCTTGCCGGTAACCCGGTACCAAGCGAAGGGGTGTTTTCGGTGAACTGGAACGCGGTGGTATTGCCTGTTCGCGTGTTGGGCAAATGTGGCGGGTTTTCAAGTGACCTTGCAGATGGTATTCGCTGGGCTGCTGGCTTGAGTGTACCTGGGGCGCCCAATAACCCCTTCCCTGCCCGAGTGATTAACTTGAGTTTGGGTGCGGAAGGCGCCTGTGTGGCGTCCATCGAAGGCGCGGCTATTGCCGCCGCGCGCCAGGCTGGCTCATTGGTGGTGGTTGCCGCAGGCAACGACGGCAGCACAGTAGATTCACCAGCCAATTGCCCCGGCGCTTTTGGTGTAGCCGCAATAGATCAGGAAGGGTTGAAGGCAAATTACAGTAATTTTGGGCCCACTATTCAGCTTTCAGCGCCTGGTGGCGATGCAGCGTTTCCTATTTGGAGTGCCAGTAATACCGGGTTTTCAGGTCCGTTAACCAATACGTACAACACCAAAATCGGTACCAGTTTCTCCGCTCCCATGGTGGCTGGTGCAGCCTCGCTGTATTGGTCTTTGGATCCGTCTGCGTCGGTGGCCACTGTGGAGAATTTGCTGAAAACCTCTGCGCGCCCCTTTCTTTCGCAGGGCGGTAGCCCCACTTGCACCGCTGACACAGTGGGTGTTGAATGCAATTGCACACGGGCTCTGTGTGGTGCTGGCATGCTGGATGTGGCCAATTTGATCAATTCACAGGCGGCTGCTGGACTTACCAATTTGTTCTCCAACACTGGCAATGTCATTCCACCGGGACAAACGCGTACATTCTTTGCCAGCGGCACCTTGAACTCTTCCGGACAGGAGGTAAACGCAGTCAGTTTTGATGTGATCAATGTGTTGAAATCGTCGGCCGACGCGCCCAACCCGATTTTGTCGGTAAGCGGCTTGGAAGTGGATGTAACAGCGCCTTCGGGGGTAACGGGGTTTGATCTTCGTGCACAAGCTGCCAATGGCCGAACGGCAATTGCCTCGGTTATTGTGGCCAATCAGGGGGCTACGTCCCCTACTTTGTTGGCCAGTCTGCTTTCACCCTTGATCAATGGTGCCTCTACGGGTGTAGGTGCGCCCTCCTCGGCTGTGGGTGATGCGGTGGTAGGCGATTCAGGCAGTGGTTCTGCCGCAGGCAGTTCTAGTGGCGGCGGGGGTGGTGGCGCTTTGAATTTGCTTGGTTTGCTGGCCTGTTTGTTTCTACTGCATTGTTTTAAAAAGAAAAACACAGTTTAA
- a CDS encoding tetratricopeptide repeat protein, producing MTTTMVFMKSAWTFSFFLGLFAWAYIPTAFAQETSSNLTRCENSFGKEPVGTTVEICRLELTGPVTQAKRVKILETLGKAYLAQNEADLAISTWNEASQYSPLSREDQVAAEAWTRLQVLIGQTYAQADQTERAEAHFQKTLSTVEQSIGRYSLPAGMVQDALGTYYALQSKAAESEAAFKRSRIVYEIRLGKTNARTLETRMNHAVGLLDMEKEQEALESFQVLAEIINATPNYKNEPIRAEILTFLGTLQMRGDQLQEAAKNYQTAFEVRQAAFGPNDIRTSQSLNNLGVVLYRAGDLKRAEVALSRAYIIRADALGNEDPLTLSTQKNLQAVIAAQNAAKTGLSGSAKRN from the coding sequence ATGACAACAACAATGGTGTTTATGAAAAGCGCTTGGACTTTTTCTTTTTTTCTGGGTTTGTTTGCATGGGCTTATATACCCACAGCCTTCGCCCAGGAAACAAGTTCAAATTTAACCCGTTGTGAAAACAGCTTTGGCAAAGAACCTGTGGGTACTACCGTTGAAATTTGCCGGCTGGAATTGACTGGGCCAGTTACCCAGGCCAAACGCGTCAAAATTCTTGAAACACTGGGTAAGGCTTACCTGGCGCAAAATGAAGCCGACTTGGCCATTTCAACCTGGAATGAAGCCAGCCAATACAGCCCTCTAAGCCGGGAAGACCAGGTGGCAGCTGAAGCATGGACGCGTTTGCAGGTGCTGATTGGCCAAACCTATGCACAAGCCGATCAAACAGAACGTGCCGAAGCCCACTTTCAGAAAACCCTAAGTACGGTTGAACAATCAATTGGTCGTTATTCTTTGCCGGCCGGCATGGTTCAAGACGCCCTAGGTACTTACTATGCCCTGCAAAGCAAAGCGGCTGAATCTGAAGCAGCATTCAAACGCTCGCGTATTGTGTATGAAATTCGCTTGGGAAAAACCAATGCCCGAACGCTCGAGACCCGCATGAACCATGCCGTGGGTTTACTGGACATGGAGAAAGAGCAGGAGGCGCTGGAAAGTTTCCAGGTGCTTGCAGAAATTATCAATGCCACGCCCAATTACAAAAACGAACCCATTCGTGCTGAAATACTGACGTTTCTAGGCACGCTGCAAATGCGTGGCGATCAATTGCAAGAAGCAGCCAAGAATTACCAAACCGCATTTGAAGTACGGCAAGCCGCGTTTGGCCCCAACGACATCAGAACCAGCCAATCTTTGAATAACCTGGGGGTTGTGCTTTACAGGGCAGGGGACTTAAAGCGAGCGGAAGTGGCACTCAGCCGCGCCTACATTATTCGGGCGGATGCCTTGGGCAACGAAGACCCTTTGACACTCAGCACTCAAAAGAACTTGCAGGCCGTGATCGCCGCCCAAAATGCGGCGAAAACAGGCCTTTCAGGAAGTGCCAAGCGCAATTAA
- a CDS encoding DUF3135 domain-containing protein, with protein sequence MTHFDFKEWADLYQVDPVAFEQRREAVLEGYVASVDPEHRLALEQTLFKIRMIRQRSKSPLQSAMESSKLMWESFGKLREQVQKLEQELSPAPLRQNGLRLIDQNYTGDIEKAADTSNDQSGPAANLARVIPFTASGKRAH encoded by the coding sequence ATGACGCACTTTGATTTCAAGGAATGGGCCGACCTGTACCAGGTGGACCCTGTTGCCTTCGAGCAGCGCCGCGAGGCGGTACTCGAAGGTTATGTAGCCAGTGTCGATCCCGAACACCGCTTGGCGCTGGAGCAAACGCTGTTCAAGATCCGCATGATCCGCCAGCGCTCGAAAAGCCCATTGCAGTCGGCCATGGAATCGTCGAAGCTGATGTGGGAGTCGTTTGGCAAACTGCGTGAGCAGGTGCAAAAACTGGAACAGGAACTGAGCCCTGCCCCTTTGAGGCAAAATGGTTTGCGTTTGATCGATCAGAACTACACTGGCGACATTGAAAAAGCCGCGGACACCTCAAACGATCAATCCGGTCCAGCTGCCAATCTAGCCCGTGTTATTCCATTCACGGCTTCAGGCAAACGCGCCCATTAA
- a CDS encoding SIMPL domain-containing protein (The SIMPL domain is named for its presence in mouse protein SIMPL (signalling molecule that associates with mouse pelle-like kinase). Bacterial member BP26, from Brucella, was shown to assemble into a channel-like structure, while YggE from E. coli has been associated with resistance to oxidative stress.), translated as MKLSNTLRIALFSSSIGLLAPSIAFADLCEKTPAVNLNAISSEEVDNDMVRLNWQVQIQAGTANEAMNAVNTVLEKSINNLSKNKDISKLKNNIQTYPQYGKNNVIQTWQGVGSLTFEMPVQALKTQKNLNVAEGLTLSNLEYFPSEGLIEQSREKLLQSAMKEFQNKASIAAKGFGKTGYTLGEVSINDENQGPPSYPRMYAASADMMSKGMEVAPAAGSSRVSVSVNGRVCLKP; from the coding sequence ATGAAATTATCCAACACTTTGAGAATCGCTCTGTTCAGTTCATCAATCGGTTTGTTGGCACCGTCGATCGCGTTTGCAGACCTTTGCGAAAAAACACCCGCCGTGAATTTGAATGCCATTAGCAGCGAAGAGGTGGACAATGACATGGTGCGTTTGAATTGGCAGGTGCAAATTCAGGCCGGTACAGCCAACGAGGCCATGAATGCCGTTAACACCGTGCTTGAAAAATCAATCAACAATTTGTCGAAAAACAAAGACATCAGCAAACTGAAAAACAATATTCAAACCTATCCGCAATACGGTAAAAACAATGTAATTCAAACTTGGCAGGGCGTTGGTTCACTCACCTTTGAAATGCCGGTGCAGGCACTGAAAACCCAGAAAAACCTGAATGTTGCCGAAGGCCTGACGCTGAGCAATCTGGAATATTTTCCCAGCGAAGGCCTTATCGAGCAAAGTCGTGAAAAATTGCTGCAAAGTGCCATGAAAGAATTTCAAAACAAGGCAAGCATTGCTGCGAAGGGTTTTGGAAAAACTGGCTACACCTTGGGCGAAGTGTCAATTAACGATGAAAATCAAGGCCCACCTTCTTACCCCAGAATGTACGCAGCTTCGGCAGACATGATGAGCAAAGGCATGGAAGTGGCCCCGGCTGCCGGTTCAAGCCGGGTAAGTGTTTCGGTTAATGGGCGCGTTTGCCTGAAGCCGTGA
- a CDS encoding AI-2E family transporter, translated as MAEHLRQPKSLISTLFTVLILVGAAIVLSPFLLAILWAGIIATAFWPLHCRIRGRFPGKPNGAAFLTTLVVAFLLVGPMIGLIVFMVQDILEITTFLRQADDSGVAVPNWLPQIPVLGEMLVASWTEYLSVPKQISGLLRETLTQRLGDVQGTASAILLELLGRVATLFFALWVLFFFYRDGSSISIRMNRIGTDWLGQRWKPYVSHMPPALRAAVNGLVIVSFAEAVILSVLFAACGVYAPVLLGTVTALIAFIPMAAPGLLAILGMILFLSGNGAEAIVLITVGMLVVLIADYLVRPLLIQGGTHLPFLAVLFGVFGGVITMGIVGLIIGPVLLVLLVVFFDEASPAHHHDTPESIN; from the coding sequence ATGGCAGAACACCTGAGACAACCGAAGTCCCTGATCAGCACACTTTTTACAGTGCTGATTCTAGTGGGTGCCGCCATTGTATTGTCACCGTTTCTTTTGGCCATTTTGTGGGCAGGAATTATTGCCACCGCGTTTTGGCCGCTTCACTGTCGCATTCGTGGCCGCTTTCCCGGAAAGCCCAATGGCGCCGCATTTTTGACCACCCTGGTTGTTGCATTCTTGTTGGTTGGGCCAATGATCGGCTTGATCGTGTTTATGGTTCAAGACATTCTTGAAATTACCACCTTCTTGCGACAGGCCGATGACTCCGGCGTCGCAGTGCCCAACTGGCTGCCTCAAATTCCAGTGCTTGGCGAAATGCTCGTGGCCAGCTGGACAGAATATTTGAGTGTGCCCAAACAAATTTCCGGACTGTTGCGCGAAACACTTACCCAACGTTTGGGCGATGTGCAAGGCACAGCGTCGGCCATTTTGCTTGAATTGCTGGGTCGTGTTGCCACCCTGTTTTTTGCATTGTGGGTGCTGTTCTTTTTTTACCGCGATGGCTCAAGCATCAGCATACGGATGAACCGAATTGGCACTGACTGGCTGGGCCAACGCTGGAAGCCGTATGTTTCACACATGCCACCTGCCCTGCGAGCAGCGGTTAACGGGTTGGTGATTGTCAGTTTTGCCGAGGCAGTTATTCTTTCTGTGCTGTTTGCCGCCTGCGGTGTGTACGCACCCGTGTTGTTGGGCACCGTTACGGCATTGATTGCCTTTATCCCCATGGCTGCGCCAGGCTTGCTCGCTATTTTGGGTATGATCCTGTTTTTAAGTGGCAACGGCGCAGAAGCAATTGTGTTGATCACGGTGGGTATGTTGGTGGTGTTGATTGCCGATTACCTGGTTCGCCCTTTGTTGATACAAGGCGGAACCCACTTGCCGTTTTTGGCCGTGTTGTTCGGTGTGTTTGGCGGCGTCATTACCATGGGTATTGTGGGCTTGATTATTGGCCCGGTGCTGCTGGTGTTGTTGGTGGTGTTTTTTGATGAAGCATCGCCTGCACACCACCACGACACCCCCGAATCCATCAATTAA
- the purT gene encoding formate-dependent phosphoribosylglycinamide formyltransferase, whose protein sequence is MQFPTQIGTPLAANAVKVMLLGSGELGKEVIIAFQRLGVEVIAVDRYPNAPGHQVAHRFHVIDMTNANALKALIAQERPHIVVPEIEAIATPALKELEAEGVVRVVPTANAAWLTMNREGIRRLAAEELNLSCSHYAFADDFETLKRAVEKGIDGKKPVGYPCIIKPVMSSSGKGQSKVDDASQLEAAWDYAGSAGRVNSGRVIAESLIEFEYEITLLTVRARNPKSGAIETSYCEPVGHIQVSGDYVESWQPQAMRAKALDEARKMADLVTTALGGTGLFGVEMFVKGDQVWFSEVSPRPHDTGMVTMITQWQNEFELHARAILGLPVDTSLKTSGASAVIYGGVDKVGIAFEGVADALAEPGTDVRLFGKPESFVKRRMGVALARDADVEKARAKAKRVAAKVKPVG, encoded by the coding sequence ATTCAATTTCCAACGCAAATCGGTACACCTTTGGCTGCAAACGCCGTCAAAGTGATGTTGCTGGGCAGTGGTGAACTGGGCAAAGAAGTGATCATCGCCTTTCAGCGCCTGGGTGTTGAAGTTATTGCAGTGGACCGCTACCCCAATGCGCCAGGGCACCAGGTTGCGCATCGCTTTCATGTAATCGACATGACCAATGCCAACGCATTGAAGGCCTTGATTGCACAAGAGCGTCCCCACATTGTGGTGCCGGAAATTGAAGCGATTGCGACCCCTGCCCTGAAAGAACTTGAGGCAGAAGGTGTGGTGCGTGTGGTGCCCACAGCCAATGCGGCTTGGCTGACCATGAACCGTGAAGGAATTCGCCGCCTGGCCGCTGAGGAATTGAATTTAAGTTGCTCGCATTATGCTTTTGCGGATGATTTTGAAACCCTGAAGCGGGCGGTAGAAAAAGGCATTGATGGCAAGAAGCCGGTGGGCTACCCCTGCATCATCAAGCCTGTGATGTCATCCTCTGGGAAAGGGCAATCCAAAGTGGATGATGCCAGCCAGCTGGAAGCCGCATGGGATTACGCAGGCAGCGCCGGGCGTGTCAATTCAGGGCGGGTTATTGCCGAATCGCTGATCGAATTCGAGTATGAAATTACCCTGTTGACTGTGCGTGCCCGCAACCCCAAAAGTGGCGCAATTGAAACCAGTTATTGCGAGCCAGTGGGTCATATTCAGGTAAGCGGCGATTACGTTGAAAGCTGGCAACCCCAAGCCATGCGCGCAAAGGCCCTGGACGAGGCCCGTAAAATGGCAGACCTGGTAACCACCGCCTTGGGCGGCACCGGTTTGTTTGGCGTCGAAATGTTTGTAAAAGGCGATCAGGTTTGGTTCTCTGAGGTAAGCCCCCGCCCTCACGACACTGGCATGGTCACCATGATTACGCAGTGGCAAAACGAATTCGAATTGCATGCACGTGCCATTCTGGGTTTGCCTGTGGACACCAGCCTGAAAACATCGGGCGCCAGTGCAGTAATTTATGGTGGTGTAGACAAAGTGGGAATTGCATTTGAAGGTGTGGCCGATGCATTGGCCGAGCCCGGCACGGATGTACGTTTATTTGGCAAACCCGAGTCGTTTGTGAAACGACGAATGGGTGTGGCCTTGGCGCGTGATGCAGATGTGGAAAAAGCCCGTGCGAAGGCCAAGCGGGTTGCTGCGAAGGTGAAGCCAGTTGGTTGA